DNA sequence from the Paenibacillus physcomitrellae genome:
CCAAGGATAGGGAAACGGCCATAAATGAAGCGGCTAACTTTGCAGCGGCCATGTCCGTGGTCGGAGGCGCGGCAAGTCTGGATTTACCGCCGGTGCTGGATTATGAAACGAATCCTTCGGGAATCAGCCAAAGTGAGCTGAACGCGGTTGCCAAGGCTTTCCTTACGGAAATCGAACGGATTACCGCGAGAAAACCTATTCTTTATACCGGAAATGACTTTGCACAGAACTTCAATACTCCAATGGGCGCTTATGATCTCTGGGTGGCCCGGTACAATACCCAGCCTCCATGGAACGTACCGGCTTGGTCGGCCTGGACCTTCTGGCAGTACAGCCAGAAAGGAAGTGTTCCCGGCATCTCGGGGGCAGTCGATTTAAACGTGTTCAGCGGATCACTAACCGAGCTTAGAGCTTGGACAGCGAACCAGTCAGGTGGAAAGTCAGAGGGAAAGTCAGGTAGAAAGGATGTGGACGATATGGCAACCATAGAAGAGCTGCAGCAGGTTATTCAGGCCCAGGAAGCACGGATAGCGGCCATGGAGAAGAAGCTGAACATGTCTGGTAAGGAACCGCTTCCGTCGTGGGCAGAACCCGCTGTTCGTGCCGGCAAAGCTGCAGGCGCCATCACAA
Encoded proteins:
- a CDS encoding glycoside hydrolase family 25 protein: MQTRSSDNAKGIDVSHHNGTVNWQRVAASGYSFVFVKASEGTTYKDPTFETNVRGARQAGLLVGAYHFLNAKDRETAINEAANFAAAMSVVGGAASLDLPPVLDYETNPSGISQSELNAVAKAFLTEIERITARKPILYTGNDFAQNFNTPMGAYDLWVARYNTQPPWNVPAWSAWTFWQYSQKGSVPGISGAVDLNVFSGSLTELRAWTANQSGGKSEGKSGRKDVDDMATIEELQQVIQAQEARIAAMEKKLNMSGKEPLPSWAEPAVRAGKAAGAITTSADKSIPDLIALQMLKNLGLLDPDVLRALRSLANSQKS